The Microbacterium schleiferi genome contains the following window.
GCAGCGCCAGCATTGCCAGCAGGTTGGCGTTGCCGACGATTCCGTCGAGGCGGCCGCCGGTGAAGAGCTGGGCGCTCGTCCAGATATCACTGCGCTCGGTTTGCGCATCCACGGCGGCAAATTCGATCCCGACCGGACCACCGACAATGAGGGCGGCCCAGACTTCGAAGATCACCGACAGTGCCATGACGGCGGCCAGCGCCCACGCGAGTGCCGAGACGAGCTGGCGCCACGTGAGCATCGCAGCAAGGGCGATGCCAACGAGCGTCGTCGCCGCGAGCAGGGTCCACGTCAGGGCTGTCGTCTCCGGCCACCGAGACCAGGCGATGCTGGCACCAGCCCATCCCGCGAAAGCGAGCGCCGTCCACGGGAGCGCCCGCCACTGCGGAGCGCGAATGACGCGCGCGGCGAGAATCGCAACTCCCGCGCACGCGACGATGCCAGCGGCAGCGGCGGCGGGTGCGCCGAACGCCGCCGCCCATCCGGGTGCCGTGAAGGCGATGAAGAAGACTACGCCGGCCCACATGTGTGGCGCGAGACGCAGGGGGATCGTGGTGGAAGGGGCGACGACAGGAAGAGTGGCCGTAGGGGCTCCGAAAGCCGTCATCGATCGCCACGCTAGCTGGCCGACATCACAGATCGGTCACAGACTCCCGAGCCTTCGCCCCGAATCCACCGTGCCCGGGGCCGCAGGATGCCGTCCTCAGCTGACGCGCAGGAGCTCGCCGCGTTCGATCGCGAGTCGCTGCTCGGCGGGCCCCTCGCCGATGTGCGGGGACTGTTTGATCTTGGATCCGAGCAGGATCATCAGCATCCATCCCCACCCCATGAGGGGTGCGGTCTCGGCGAGACCTTGCACGAGCAGGACGGCTCCCGTGAGGGTTGGGAGGAGGGTGAGCGCCGAATACGGACGGTCGCCGCGCAGGTCCCAGCGCGGCCGGTCGACGGCGAAAAACCACGAGCGCCAGACGAAAGCCAGATAGCTCAGTCCGAGAAGCACGACCCCGACGATGCCGAGTTGGAAGAGAACATCGACCCACACGCTATGTGCCTGCGTGACCTGTCTGCCATCGAGCACGATCCAGTCCTGGAACGCGGGATCCCACGGTAGCCAAGGGGTCGCGAAGCCGCCGCCGACGGCGAGGTGGTTCCCGGCCCGGTCCAGGACGGCGGTCCAGATGGCCTCCCGGTCGAGGAGGTCGGCCGTGCGGTCGAGCGCGGTGAACACAGGGACGCGCCAGATCCAGAGCGCGAGCGCGCCGGCAGCGCCAATGACGGCATAGCCGACGTAGTAGCGCGTGCGCTCGCCGGGCTTGCGCGCGGTCCGCATCAGCAAGACGGTCGCGAGGACGAGCGCGACACCGGCGGCGGCGATCCAGGCGGTGACGGATGCGGCGAGCACGAACGTCAGTGCCGACAGGCCGATCCACACCCGAGCATGACCCTGCGGGACTCGCGCGCTGCGAATTCGAGGGCGAACACGATGACAGCCATGAGGGCGATCATTCCGAGGAGGTTCGGGTTGCCGATGACGCCGTCAATCCGAGCCCCCGCGAAGATTCCACCGCTGATCCACTCGGCGGCGCCGGTGTCGGCACCCGTCTCAAAGCCCGCGGAGAGCGGGCCACCGACGATCCATGCCACGAGGATCTCCGCGGCGAGAGAGAGCCCGACAACCCAGCCCAGGGCGGAGCCGATCGCGCGGACGATCTCGCGCCAGGTCAAGACGCTCGCGATCGCGACACCCTGGAAGGTGGTAGCCACCAGCAACAGCCAGGTGAGCACCGAGGTTTCGCGCCACGCCGACCATGCGATGGACAGTCCCGCCCACAGGACGAACGTTCCGGCGATCCAGGGAAGTCTGCGCCATTGGAACGGCGGGCGGATGATCGCGACCATGACCGCCGACGCGGCGACGATGACTCCGCCGACGATCGCGGCGATCGGAACGCCGAAACCGAGCACCCAACCCGGGGCGGTGAAGGCGAAGAACAGGCTGAAGACCATCCAGCCGCGCAGCAGCAGGTGCCGGGTGCGCTCCCGCTCTGGAGCGACCGGAGGCGCCGAGGCGGGGTGACGGCTGAAGCGGGCCATGGTGCTCTCAGGGTAGCGCTCAGGGTGTGCCCGGCGCGGGGGAGCACGGGCACGGAGACGGGTGCGCCCCTCGGTACGCTGGTCGGGTGCTGGTTCCTCTCACGAACACGCCCCGCGACTACGCCTGGGGTCCACGACTCTGATCGCCGAGTTGGAGGGACGAAGCCCCTCCGGTTCTCCCGAGGCCGAGGTCTGGTTTGGTGATCACCCCGGTCATCCCGCGCGCGTCCCCGACGGCCGGGCTCTCGGTGACTGGCTCGCCTCGCCGGACGCGCCCGAGGGGACGCCGGATCGGCTGCCGTATCTGCTGAAGATCCTCGCTGCGGGTTCGCCGCTGTCGATTCAGGCCCATCCGTCGAAGGCGCAGGCCGAGGGTGGGTTCGCGCGCGAGGAAGCTGCCGGAATTCCCCGGGATGCCGCGACGCGGACCTATCGAGACGCCAACCACAAGCCCGAGATCATCGTGGCCCTCAGTGACCGGTTCCTGGCACTGGCAGGGCTTCGAGACCTCGCCGCGACTCGGCGGCTCCTCGCCGTGATTGGGTCGGCGGCAGAGCCGCTCCAAGCGGTCCTGGACGAGCATCCGGATGACGCGGCAGCGCTCGCCGCCGCCCTGGCCTGGGTTCTCTCCCCGGCCGCCGAGCCGGCGGTGAGCGAGATCATCGCGGCAGCGACGGATGCAGCATCCGACGACTTCGTGGAAGAGCTGGCGCTCGTACGCCACCTGCAGAGTCACTATCCCGGCGACCCCGGGATCGTCGTCGCCATGCTCTTGAACCTCGTGATCCTTCGCCGCGGCCAGGGCGTGTTCGTGCCGGCGGGGGTGCTGCACGCCTATGTCGAAGGCCTCGGCGTCGAGATCATGGCCGCCAGCGACAATGTGCTGCGCGGTGGACTCACTCCGAAGCACATCGATGTGGCAGAGCTGACCGCGATCCTGGATCCCCGCCCGGGACCGGCGCCGGTGCTTGATCCCGCTGCGGCCGGTGTGCGGGTCTTCACGGGTGGCGTGCCTGATTTCCGCCTGACGCAGGTGTCGTCAGGCCCGGGCGCCGGTGTCGACATGCCCGTGAACGGTGTCGCGATCGCCGTCGCAACCTCCGGCGAGGTCGAGCTCACGGGAGCTGGCACCGGAAGCCGCTGCGCGCTGCGGCCCGGATCGGCTGTACTCATCACCCCCGACGAGGGATCCGTCTCCGTCTCGGGTTCCGGTGAGGTCTTCGTCGCCGAGCCCGGACAGTAGTTTTCCCCGCGACACGCCGAGAATTCCGCCAAGAAGGTTAAGGCGGCGATTGAGGGTTTACGATCTGCGACTTGACCGCAGCGAACTACACCGGTGTAATTACTCCAACACGCTGACCGCGTGGGGGAGTTCTTGAGGTGGGGAGAACGACATGACGGCCTCGCAGTACCGCTCGGGCGTTCCGGACAACTGGTTCGTCGATCCGGTGCACCTCGGGGTGCCCGGTGTGCGTCGCATCGACCCGGAAGACGAGAACGCGCTCGCCTGGCAGACCGATGCGCTGTGCGCTCAGACCGACCCCGAGGCATTCTTCCCCGAGAAGGGCGGATCGACGCGGGACGCGAAGCGGATCTGCGGTTCGTGCGACGTGCGCGGCGAGTGCCTCGAATACGCGCTTCAGAACGACGAGCGGTTCGGGATCTGGGGCGGCCTCAGCGAGCGTGAGCGTCGCAAGCTGAAGCGCCGGGCAAGCTGATCGGCTCCGACGAGCGCTCCGGCCGAGAACACGCCTCAGCCGGAAACGCCGGGCCCAAGCCGGGTGCGTCGGGGGACGCAACCATAGGCTGACGGCGTCATGCCCGGCACAGTTCACGCGATCGTCGTCGTGCGCCCCGACGGTCGCACGTCCGCGGCGTACCACCTGCGTCGCACATTCGCGTCGCTGGCAGCGGGATCTCGTCGCCCGGATGCCGTGACTCTGGTGGTGTGCGGCACCGACCCCGCCGTCGAGGACGCACTTGAGCCGGGCAGTCTGCCTGACCCCACGGTCGACGGACGCGGCGTGCGCGTCATCCGACTCGGGCGTCGGACGCGGTTCGCGGCAGCGGTCGCCCGGGCCGCCCTCGACCCCGATGCGCAGGGAGGCTTGGACGCCGACGCCGACCTCCTGTGGCTGCTCGCGCAAGACACCGCACCCGAACCGGAGGCGCTGGCCCGGCTCGCGGGGCAGCTGGAGCTCTCACCCACGCTCGCGTTCGTGGCGCCCAAGCTCGTCCGTGTCGACCGCCCCGAGCGGATCGTGTCGCTGGGTGTGAGCATGACCCGCACCGGCGCCTCGGTCGAACTCGCCGCGGGTGACCTCGATCAGGGCCAGCGCGATGGCATCACCGATGTGCTGGGCTCCGACATCCGTGCCGTGCTCGTGCGCGGGTCGGTGTTCCGCGCGCTGCGAGGGCTCGACCCGGCGCTGCGCGATGCCGACGAGGGCCTCGACCTCGCGGTTGCGGCGCGCCTCATGGGAGGACGCGTCTCCCTCGTCCCGGCCACCCGCGTCGCCGTTTCCGGCGATGGTGTTGCGGGGCTGCCCTTCGCCGACACCGGTCGCCGGCGCCGCATGATCATTGCCCGTCACCGGGCTGCGCACCTTCATCGGCGCCTGACGGCCAGTCATCCGCTGCTGCTGATCCCGGTGTGGCTGTCCCTGCCGTTTGTCGCCCTCGGTCGCACGATCGCGCAGCTGGTGAGGAAAGACCCGGGCAGGATCACCGGGGAGTGGGCTGCCACGATTCTTGCGATGGTGCGCCTTGCGGCGATCGCGCGCGGCCGGCGCCGCCTGCGCCGCCATCGCACGGTGCCGTGGTCGCGGATCGCCCCCTTCGCGTCTCGACAGCGCTGGCCCGGGAGCGCGCCGCCGAACCCGAGGAACCCGCGCCCGATTCGCTTCCCCGCGGCGAACTTCACTTCTTCGGCGGTGGCGGGGCCTGGCTCGTTTTGGCGATGGCCGCCGTCTCGCTTGCCGTGTTCCCCGCGCTGTTGGCGTGGCCGGCGCTCGGCGGTGGCGCCCTGCAGCCGTTGCGCGACACTGTCGCGGGTCTGTGGGCGGATGCTGCCTACGGACTGCGACCGACCGGATGGAACGTGTCAGGCCCCGCGGACCCATTCGCGGCGATCGTCGCGGTGGTCGGCTCGCTCTGGCCCTTCTCGCCGAGCCGCGCGCTCGTGCTGGTGTGGTTGGCTGCGCTCCCGCTCGCAGCGCTCGGCGGGTGGTTCGCGGCGACGCGAATCACCGACCGACCGGTGCTGCGCATCACGGCGGGCGTCGCGTGGGCGCTGGCACCGACCTTCCTGGTCGCGCTGACCGAGGGTGTCCCGACCGGCGTGATCGTCCATCTCCTGCTGCCCTGGCTGGTCTTCGCCGGTGCTGTCGCCCATCGCTCGTGGGTCCCGGCAGCTGCCGCATCCCTCCTGGCAGCGGCGGTCATCGCCGCAGCCCGTCGCTGGCCCCTGCGCTGGCGGTGGTTCTGATCGCCGGACTGGTCGCCGCTGGCGTACGCCGTTCCGGGGCGAGCCTGGCACGGATGCTGTGGGTCCCGGTTCCGACGATCGTGATGTTCGTTCCCGTGGCGTGGGCGCAGGTTCAGGCCGGGAATCCGTGGGGGCTCCTCGCTGACCCTGGCGCTCCGATCAGCGGACTCGCGCCGGCAACGGCGTCGGGTGCCCGCCTGTGGGTGGCTCTCGGTTTTCCCGCCTCAAGCGGCGCCGGATGGGCAGAGCTTCTTCCCGCACTTCCCCTGTGGGGGCCCGCGCTCCTGCTGGTCCCGATCGGCCTGCTGGCGGTGTCGGCAGCCGCGATGCCGCGATGGCCGGTTGGGCTTGCCCACCTTGCCCTGATCGTCCTCGGCGTGGCCACAGCCGTCGCCGCCACCGCCGTGGCCGTGCGCTTCGATGGCGCGAGCGCCCTCGGTCTGTGGCCCGGTGCCGGACTCAGCCTCGCGTGGTGGGGCATCGTGGGTGCTGCGACGCTGACGCTCGACCAGATCGGCCGGGCCGAGATGCTTCGGTACCGACGGCGGGCCGGGGCTGCGTCGGCATCCGCGGCCGTGGTCTGCATGGTGACTCTGGTGGCCCTCGCCGTCCCCGCGCTCACCGCTCCGGCCCGTGACGCAACCGCGCTCACCAACGGACCGACCAGCACGCTGCCGGCCTACGTCGAAGCCGACAGCGGTGGCGAAACCGCGACAGGCACGATCGTCCTCACCCCCGAAGCTGACGGGAGCCTGGCCGCGCGCGTGGTGTGGGGCGGCAGCGAGACGCTCGGCGCCCACAGCACCGTGCTCGAGACCCGGCGGGCGATGGATGACGCGTCCTCCGCGCTCGCCGCCACGGCTGCGGCCCTCGTGACCTCGACCTCTCCCGACGCGGTGCTCGCACTGGGTGAGCAGGGAATCGCGTTCGTACTGCTCGCGCCCGGTGCCGACGCTCCGGCGGCGGAGGTGCTGGGGCGGGAGTCATCCACGGCACTCGATCAGCGCGATGATCTCGACGCCGTCGGCACCACCGAGCGCGGCGAGCTCTGGCGGGTCACATCCGACATCGCCGCGCGACCGAGCGCTGAGGGTTCGGCGACGGGTATCGCGCTGCAGATCCTCCAACTCGCCGTCATCGTGATCGCCCTGCTGCTTGCTGCACCGACGGGGCGCAGCCGGGCCCGAGCGAGGCAACATCCGCGCATCGTCGGCCTGACTGCGTCCGAACGGGCGACGGATGCCGGCCGCGCCAGCCGCCTCGATGACGACGGTGCACACGAGGCTCAGGCCCTGCCCAGCGAGCCCCGCGGGGAGGAGGCGACATGACCGCAACGCCCTCGAGCTGGATACGCCCCCTCTTCGGCGCCCTTGCGGGAGCCGGCGTCATCGCCGCCATCGCCGTGCTGCCGACCATCGACCTTCCCACGGTCGCGCCCGAACCGGCATCCGTGGCCATCGCGCCACCCTCAGCCGGACAGACCCTCGTGTGCACGGGTGCTCTTCTCGCCACCGCTCGGGACTCCACCGCCGTGAGCTCGATCACGGTGGCAGCACCCCAAGCTGTCGCGACCGCGGGGGAGAGCGCCCTCGACCGCGGCGAGCTGACCTCGGACGCGGAGGGTGCGGCGCCCCTCGTTCTTCGCTCGGCGCCCGGGTCGGAGCCGTTCGCCGCGGCGGGCTCTGCGACCGTGGGCGACCCCGACCTTGCGGGATACAGCGCGTCGTCATGCCGCCTCCCGCTTCTGGATTCGTGGCTTGTCGCCGGCGCGGGCACGACAGGGGCCGCGGACCTGGTCGTGCTGTCGAACCCGGGCGAAGTGGCCGCGACGATCACACTCACGGTGTACGGCGCATCCGGGGGTGACGTCCCTCCCGGCGGCGAGGACATCGTCGTCCGCGCGGGCGCGCAGCGCATCATTCCGGTTGCGGGCATCGCGCGTGGTGAAGAGAGCCTCGTCATCCACGTACAGGCGACGGGCGCTCCTGTCGCGGCAACCCTGCAGTCGAGCATCACCCGGGTCCTCGAGCCCGGTGGGGTGGACCAGGCCGGCGCCCTCAGCGAGCTCGCGACGCGGCAGACGATTGTGGGTGTCACCGTCACCGAGGGGGCGCTCGGCACGGGGACGGGCCTTGCCGGGACGATGGTGCGGCTGCTCTCGCCGGATGCGGATACCGAGGCAACGATCGGGGTGCGCGCGATCGGTGCTGCCACGCCGGTCATCGATCCGGTGACGGTGCAGCTGCAGGCGGGTATCCCCGCGGCCGTCGAGATGCCGAGCGTGCCGGTAGGGGCCTACACCGTGGATGTCCAGGCCAGCGCTCCGGTCGCGGCAGCGGTGTGGCAGACCACGGGCTTCGGTGCGGCATCCGACTTCGCGTGGTACCAGCCGTCTCCCTCGATCGACGCCGCGGCGGTGATCGCCGTACCGAGCGGCCCCGGCCCGGTCCTGACGATCGCGAACCCGAGCACCGCGGATGTGACAGTCGAGCTCGCCGAGCCGGGGGCGGAGGCGGTCCCGGTTGCCGTGGCCGCCGGAACGAGCGTGCAGGTCCCTGTGCGGGCCTCGACCTCGTACCAGCTCACCGGAGGTCCGGTGCTGGCGAGCGTCGGCTACGTCGGCGCGGGCGCTCTCGGCGCCTTCCCGGTCTGGCCGTCAACCGCCGGTCAGGAACCGATCGTCGTCTACCCCTGAGTAGCCCTCCCCGGCGCCATCGACCCAGAGTCGTCAAGCCCGGAGCGGCCTCAGAAGTAGCGGAAGCGGTCTGGACCCAGATCCCAGGGATCCTTACCCAGGTACTGCGCCGCAGCCCGGAAGACGGCACCTTCGATCATCATCCGGCGGTGCAGGTCGTCATTGCGGTGGAGGTGCGACAAGCGTTCGAGCGGTACCCGGTACAGGATGATGCGCTTGTGCTCTGCCAGCACCGCCCACCGGGGGATGCCGTCGGCATCCGTCGCGGGGGCATATCGCCGATCTCGAAACTGACCTCGCGGAGCTCCTCCCACGCGGAGCGCAGGAACTCGGCGGCCGTACCGACGGTGAGATCAAACCGATCGATGCGTGTGTCCAGGGGCGGGAGCGGCGGCCGAACGACCGGGCTGCGCCCGACGCGTCCGTGACGCCCGTGACGTGCGG
Protein-coding sequences here:
- the manA gene encoding mannose-6-phosphate isomerase, class I → MRPSVRWSGAGSSHEHAPRLRLGSTTLIAELEGRSPSGSPEAEVWFGDHPGHPARVPDGRALGDWLASPDAPEGTPDRLPYLLKILAAGSPLSIQAHPSKAQAEGGFAREEAAGIPRDAATRTYRDANHKPEIIVALSDRFLALAGLRDLAATRRLLAVIGSAAEPLQAVLDEHPDDAAALAAALAWVLSPAAEPAVSEIIAAATDAASDDFVEELALVRHLQSHYPGDPGIVVAMLLNLVILRRGQGVFVPAGVLHAYVEGLGVEIMAASDNVLRGGLTPKHIDVAELTAILDPRPGPAPVLDPAAAGVRVFTGGVPDFRLTQVSSGPGAGVDMPVNGVAIAVATSGEVELTGAGTGSRCALRPGSAVLITPDEGSVSVSGSGEVFVAEPGQ
- a CDS encoding DUF5719 family protein, encoding MTATPSSWIRPLFGALAGAGVIAAIAVLPTIDLPTVAPEPASVAIAPPSAGQTLVCTGALLATARDSTAVSSITVAAPQAVATAGESALDRGELTSDAEGAAPLVLRSAPGSEPFAAAGSATVGDPDLAGYSASSCRLPLLDSWLVAGAGTTGAADLVVLSNPGEVAATITLTVYGASGGDVPPGGEDIVVRAGAQRIIPVAGIARGEESLVIHVQATGAPVAATLQSSITRVLEPGGVDQAGALSELATRQTIVGVTVTEGALGTGTGLAGTMVRLLSPDADTEATIGVRAIGAATPVIDPVTVQLQAGIPAAVEMPSVPVGAYTVDVQASAPVAAAVWQTTGFGAASDFAWYQPSPSIDAAAVIAVPSGPGPVLTIANPSTADVTVELAEPGAEAVPVAVAAGTSVQVPVRASTSYQLTGGPVLASVGYVGAGALGAFPVWPSTAGQEPIVVYP
- a CDS encoding WhiB family transcriptional regulator; translation: MTASQYRSGVPDNWFVDPVHLGVPGVRRIDPEDENALAWQTDALCAQTDPEAFFPEKGGSTRDAKRICGSCDVRGECLEYALQNDERFGIWGGLSERERRKLKRRAS
- a CDS encoding O-antigen ligase family protein translates to MWIGLSALTFVLAASVTAWIAAAGVALVLATVLLMRTARKPGERTRYYVGYAVIGAAGALALWIWRVPVFTALDRTADLLDREAIWTAVLDRAGNHLAVGGGFATPWLPWDPAFQDWIVLDGRQVTQAHSVWVDVLFQLGIVGVVLLGLSYLAFVWRSWFFAVDRPRWDLRGDRPYSALTLLPTLTGAVLLVQGLAETAPLMGWGWMLMILLGSKIKQSPHIGEGPAEQRLAIERGELLRVS